The proteins below come from a single Stutzerimonas stutzeri RCH2 genomic window:
- a CDS encoding isopenicillin N synthase family dioxygenase, giving the protein MNQSLCARHLEAAALPLIDIAGLFSPDLAERTAVAERIGAACREVGFFCVANHGVDPALQQAVFEQARAFFSQPEAGKRALDKVFSKANRGYEPLRGQVLEAGAPADLKEGFYIGEELAEDDPRVLAGRFNHGANQWPTELADFRPTMERYRDAMNALAARLMGAIALSLQLPEEHFAGFCRDSMSTLRLLHYPPQPTNAAPGEKGCGAHTDFGGLTLLLQDENPGLQVWDRHSKSWIHAAPVPGTYVVNLGDMIARWTNDQYRSTLHRVVNISGRERYSVPFFFSGNPDHLVECLPTCLAPGEAPRYPAVTVEEHHREMYRRTYG; this is encoded by the coding sequence ATGAACCAGTCCCTTTGTGCCCGCCATCTCGAAGCCGCCGCGCTGCCGCTGATCGATATCGCCGGGCTGTTTTCTCCCGACCTTGCCGAGCGCACTGCCGTGGCCGAACGCATCGGCGCGGCCTGTCGCGAGGTCGGCTTCTTCTGCGTCGCCAACCACGGCGTCGACCCGGCGCTACAACAGGCGGTGTTCGAGCAGGCGCGGGCCTTCTTTTCCCAGCCGGAAGCAGGCAAGCGTGCGCTGGACAAGGTGTTCTCGAAGGCCAATCGCGGCTATGAGCCGTTGCGCGGTCAGGTGCTGGAAGCCGGTGCGCCGGCCGATCTCAAGGAAGGCTTCTATATCGGCGAGGAGTTGGCCGAGGACGACCCGCGGGTACTGGCCGGTCGCTTCAACCACGGTGCCAACCAGTGGCCAACCGAGCTTGCGGACTTTCGCCCGACCATGGAGCGCTATCGCGATGCGATGAACGCCCTCGCGGCACGGCTGATGGGCGCCATCGCGCTCTCGCTGCAACTGCCGGAGGAACATTTCGCCGGCTTCTGCCGCGACTCCATGAGCACCCTGCGCCTGCTGCATTACCCGCCGCAGCCGACCAACGCCGCGCCCGGCGAGAAGGGCTGTGGCGCGCATACCGATTTCGGCGGGCTGACGCTGCTTCTGCAGGACGAGAACCCCGGCCTGCAGGTCTGGGATCGTCACAGCAAGAGCTGGATTCACGCAGCGCCCGTGCCCGGCACCTATGTGGTCAACCTCGGCGACATGATCGCCCGCTGGACCAACGACCAGTACCGTTCGACGCTACACCGGGTGGTCAACATTTCCGGGCGCGAGCGCTATAGCGTGCCGTTCTTCTTCAGCGGCAACCCGGACCATCTGGTCGAGTGCCTGCCGACCTGCCTCGCGCCGGGTGAAGCCCCTCGCTATCCCGCGGTGACGGTGGAAGAACACCACCGCGAGATGTACCGGAGGACCTATGGCTGA
- a CDS encoding ABC1 kinase family protein, translated as MSRFSRPSASALGRFLQLGGTGARIAGNLLVQRLTPGKARIDWAPVGELLGDALGQMKGPVLKLGQQASQWQDLLPEPISAALARLQNQVPSLPFDALQANLQRVYDGKLYELFESIEPEPAAAASLGQVHRARDRQGRALIMKVQYPGIRAICDADLRQLRRLMPLGRLFGTPPARLDAVYVELQRAIAEELDYEAERANLEAFREHFSNWPGIRIPFAVGELCRPGVLVLEDLPGRSMAEVEQAPAEVRQRLAETLCEWLAEQAFGLQRLHTDPHPGNLAWTETGELVVYDFGSVLRLEPRLLAGYVQIFEALRGISSEALEPGFQALGGRQPGSTPPHGLYRRIHLMLHPLLQPGAQWDFREAALHQRLSELFPLMMSALGSLQPASGTLLINRTLEGHYWNLYRLGACLPIADLLAEHIKRWRSEADARRP; from the coding sequence ATGTCTCGATTCTCTCGTCCGTCGGCTTCGGCACTGGGCCGCTTTCTGCAACTGGGCGGCACTGGCGCGCGCATTGCCGGCAACCTGCTGGTGCAGCGCCTCACGCCAGGCAAGGCGCGTATCGACTGGGCTCCGGTCGGCGAACTGCTCGGTGATGCGCTTGGGCAGATGAAGGGCCCGGTGCTGAAGCTCGGTCAGCAGGCCTCGCAATGGCAGGACCTGCTGCCCGAACCGATCAGCGCGGCGCTGGCGCGCTTGCAGAACCAGGTGCCCTCGCTGCCATTCGATGCGCTGCAAGCCAATCTGCAGCGCGTCTACGACGGCAAGCTGTACGAACTGTTCGAGTCCATCGAGCCGGAGCCCGCGGCGGCGGCCTCGCTGGGCCAGGTCCACCGCGCTCGGGATCGGCAGGGCAGGGCGCTGATCATGAAGGTCCAGTACCCCGGCATCCGCGCCATCTGCGATGCCGATCTGCGCCAGCTGCGCCGCTTGATGCCGCTCGGGCGACTGTTCGGCACGCCGCCCGCGCGTCTCGATGCGGTGTATGTCGAGCTGCAACGGGCCATTGCCGAGGAACTCGACTACGAGGCCGAGCGCGCCAACCTCGAAGCCTTCCGCGAGCACTTCAGCAACTGGCCGGGCATCCGCATTCCCTTTGCCGTGGGCGAACTCTGCCGGCCCGGTGTGCTGGTGCTGGAGGACCTGCCGGGCCGCTCCATGGCCGAGGTCGAACAGGCCCCGGCGGAGGTGCGCCAGCGCCTGGCCGAAACCCTCTGCGAATGGCTGGCCGAGCAGGCATTCGGTCTGCAACGGCTGCATACCGATCCGCATCCCGGCAACCTCGCCTGGACCGAGACCGGCGAGCTGGTGGTCTACGATTTCGGCAGTGTGCTGCGCCTGGAACCGCGCTTGCTGGCCGGCTACGTGCAGATATTCGAAGCACTGCGTGGCATCTCCAGCGAAGCGCTGGAACCGGGTTTTCAAGCCCTGGGCGGCCGCCAACCGGGGAGCACGCCGCCGCACGGCCTGTATCGACGCATCCACCTGATGCTGCACCCGCTGCTGCAACCCGGCGCGCAGTGGGACTTCCGCGAGGCGGCGCTGCATCAACGGCTGTCCGAGCTGTTCCCCCTGATGATGTCCGCACTCGGCAGCCTGCAACCGGCTTCCGGCACCTTGCTGATCAACCGCACGCTGGAAGGCCATTACTGGAACCTCTACCGGCTCGGCGCTTGCCTGCCCATCGCCGACCTGCTCGCTGAACATATCAAACGCTGGCGCAGCGAAGCCGACGCCCGTCGACCGTAA
- a CDS encoding LysE family translocator gives MSDLGVLLPFLMFAIVMTGTPGPNNLMVLMSGARVGVLRTMPLVCGIALGIGLQLAIVGSGLGSAFERIPGFHNALSVVGAAYILWLAWAIANSGPLQMQVDPKPPMGLISGAAFQWINPKAWALSISVAATYIPPENHFLNLCIAAVILAAISVPCVGVWALGGLTFRRWLGRPRIASAFNVSMAVILVVATMPAVLNLSI, from the coding sequence ATGAGCGATCTCGGAGTCCTCCTGCCGTTTCTGATGTTTGCCATCGTCATGACTGGAACACCCGGCCCCAATAACCTCATGGTGCTCATGTCAGGTGCGCGAGTCGGCGTCTTGAGAACCATGCCGCTTGTTTGCGGCATCGCGCTTGGCATTGGTTTGCAGCTCGCGATAGTTGGCTCAGGCTTGGGCTCGGCGTTCGAGAGAATCCCGGGCTTCCATAACGCGCTGAGTGTTGTCGGAGCGGCCTATATTCTTTGGCTCGCGTGGGCAATCGCTAACAGCGGCCCCTTGCAGATGCAGGTAGATCCCAAGCCGCCAATGGGCCTCATAAGTGGGGCGGCGTTCCAATGGATCAATCCCAAGGCATGGGCACTATCGATAAGCGTGGCCGCAACCTACATCCCGCCTGAAAATCACTTTCTCAACTTATGCATCGCCGCTGTCATCTTGGCGGCGATATCGGTGCCTTGTGTGGGGGTATGGGCGCTGGGTGGCTTGACGTTCAGGCGCTGGCTGGGAAGGCCGCGGATTGCCTCGGCATTCAATGTTTCCATGGCTGTAATCCTGGTGGTTGCAACGATGCCGGCAGTTCTGAACCTCTCGATCTAG
- a CDS encoding ATPase domain-containing protein — MTDFTNLSFQPDDEPPRISTGSEGLDDILGGGLDPNRMYLYEGSPGSGKTTIALQFLLEGVRQGERVLYVTLSETKDELELVAKRHGWSLDGIDVFELVTPETSLDPDLELTVLHPVEMELSETTQQVFDRVTETNPSRVIFDSLSEMRLLAQSPLRYRRQVLALKHFFTTRNCTVILLDDQTSEVGDLQLHSISHGVVMLEQVAIDYGAERRRLRVIKMRGIQFRGGYHDFAIRKGGLRIYPRLIAAEHHSSFSGELASSGNPALDKMLGGGLERGTNALLVGAAGVGKSSLALSYAVAACKRGEQVAFFVFDENIATLLARGRALGLPMEPWIEQGLLHLQQVDPAELSPGEFTAAVRQSVEVRGAGLVILDSLNGYLHAMPDGRFLILQMHELLSYLGQKGVISIMVLAQHGLVGPMDTPVDISYLSDAVIMQRYFEHAGVVRRALSVVKKRSGRHENTVREYRLSSAGLEVGPPLSHFSGILSGTPEYTGDATQLLTDEHDDAH, encoded by the coding sequence ATGACCGATTTCACTAATCTTTCCTTCCAACCAGACGATGAACCCCCTCGCATTTCCACTGGCAGCGAGGGGCTGGATGACATTCTCGGCGGCGGCCTCGACCCCAACCGCATGTACCTGTACGAAGGTAGCCCGGGCTCGGGCAAGACCACCATTGCGCTGCAGTTCCTGCTCGAAGGGGTCCGCCAGGGCGAGCGCGTTCTCTACGTGACCCTCTCGGAAACCAAGGACGAACTGGAGCTGGTCGCCAAGCGGCACGGCTGGTCCCTCGACGGTATCGATGTATTCGAGCTGGTCACGCCGGAAACCAGCCTGGACCCGGACCTGGAACTGACGGTGCTGCACCCCGTGGAGATGGAGCTGAGTGAAACCACGCAGCAGGTGTTCGATCGGGTCACCGAAACCAATCCGAGTCGCGTGATCTTCGACAGCCTCTCGGAAATGCGCCTGCTGGCGCAAAGCCCTCTGCGCTACCGCCGGCAGGTGTTGGCGCTCAAGCATTTCTTCACCACCCGCAACTGCACGGTGATCCTGCTCGACGACCAGACTTCCGAAGTGGGCGACCTGCAACTGCATTCCATCTCCCACGGCGTGGTCATGTTGGAGCAGGTGGCAATCGACTACGGTGCCGAGCGCAGGCGTCTGCGGGTGATCAAGATGCGTGGCATCCAGTTTCGCGGCGGTTACCACGACTTCGCCATCCGCAAGGGCGGCCTGCGCATCTATCCCCGGCTCATCGCCGCCGAGCACCACTCGTCCTTCTCCGGTGAGCTGGCCTCGTCCGGTAATCCGGCACTGGACAAGATGCTGGGTGGCGGCCTGGAACGCGGCACCAACGCGCTGCTGGTCGGCGCTGCCGGCGTGGGCAAATCCTCGCTGGCCTTGAGCTATGCGGTCGCGGCGTGCAAACGCGGCGAGCAGGTCGCCTTCTTCGTCTTTGACGAAAACATCGCCACGCTGCTGGCGCGCGGGCGGGCGCTGGGGCTGCCCATGGAACCGTGGATCGAACAGGGGCTGCTGCATCTGCAACAGGTCGACCCGGCCGAGCTGTCGCCCGGCGAGTTCACCGCCGCGGTCCGCCAGAGCGTAGAGGTACGGGGGGCCGGCCTGGTGATTCTGGACAGCCTCAACGGCTATCTGCACGCGATGCCTGATGGCCGATTCCTGATTCTGCAGATGCACGAGCTGTTGAGTTATCTGGGCCAGAAAGGCGTGATCAGCATCATGGTACTCGCCCAGCATGGCCTGGTCGGCCCAATGGATACGCCTGTGGATATCAGCTATCTCAGCGATGCGGTTATCATGCAGCGCTACTTCGAGCATGCCGGCGTCGTTCGCCGGGCGTTGTCAGTGGTGAAAAAGCGCAGCGGACGGCATGAAAACACCGTCCGTGAGTACCGCCTCAGTAGCGCCGGCCTCGAGGTCGGGCCGCCGCTCAGCCACTTCAGCGGCATCCTATCGGGCACACCGGAATACACCGGTGATGCGACTCAGCTACTGACAGACGAGCATGACGACGCCCACTAA
- a CDS encoding alpha/beta fold hydrolase: MADIVLIHGAWAGSWVWDSLLEGLRDAGHRPHAVDLPGNGHDAAPLAEASLQRYVEHVGALIETLPGPIQLVAHSGGGVTATAVAEAYAERIAGVAYVAGMMLPSGMGFGELCAELARDFPEVSGIGPYLEAAPGGSRVPADAACAVFFHDAPAQAAIAAARRLTVQPDGGRDIAAHWTTARFGRLPRLYIEAAQDRSVLPRVQQRMQQLVPGAERVVLDCGHAPQLAMPGALLAALLDFFARHPHPVH, translated from the coding sequence ATGGCTGACATCGTCCTCATCCACGGCGCCTGGGCCGGTAGCTGGGTCTGGGACTCGCTCCTCGAAGGCCTGCGCGATGCCGGGCATAGGCCCCACGCGGTCGATCTGCCGGGCAATGGCCACGACGCCGCGCCGCTCGCAGAAGCCTCGCTGCAGCGCTATGTCGAACACGTCGGCGCATTGATCGAGACGCTGCCTGGTCCGATTCAGCTGGTGGCGCATTCCGGCGGCGGCGTCACTGCCACTGCCGTGGCCGAGGCTTATGCCGAGCGCATCGCCGGGGTCGCCTATGTCGCCGGCATGATGCTGCCCAGCGGCATGGGCTTCGGCGAACTCTGCGCCGAACTCGCCCGCGACTTCCCCGAGGTCAGCGGCATCGGCCCTTATCTCGAAGCCGCGCCCGGCGGCAGCCGCGTACCGGCCGATGCCGCCTGCGCGGTGTTCTTTCACGATGCACCGGCACAGGCCGCCATCGCTGCCGCACGCCGCCTGACGGTGCAGCCCGATGGTGGCCGCGATATCGCCGCGCATTGGACGACCGCGCGTTTCGGTCGTCTGCCGCGCTTGTACATCGAAGCCGCGCAGGACCGCTCCGTACTGCCACGGGTGCAACAGCGCATGCAGCAGCTGGTGCCTGGCGCCGAGCGGGTGGTGCTCGATTGCGGCCATGCGCCGCAATTGGCCATGCCCGGCGCGCTGCTCGCTGCCCTGCTGGATTTCTTCGCTCGCCATCCTCATCCCGTGCACTGA
- a CDS encoding class I SAM-dependent methyltransferase, translating into MQPKDHWEKVYSTKAADEVSWFQEHAELSLKLIRDADVPSTASIIDVGGGASTLVDDLLANGYRNLTVLDLSAAALATAKTRLGSNAASVRWLEANVIEAALPERSFDVWHDRAVFHFLTSEEDRHAYVRQVLHAVKPGGLVIVATFAEDGPEKCSGLPVMRYGASELHAEFGEPFLLLGHEKESHHTPGGIEQKFVYCFCRKLVQ; encoded by the coding sequence ATGCAACCGAAAGATCACTGGGAAAAGGTCTATTCCACCAAGGCCGCTGACGAGGTCAGCTGGTTTCAGGAACACGCCGAGCTGTCGCTGAAACTGATCCGCGACGCGGACGTGCCTTCGACGGCATCGATCATCGACGTGGGCGGCGGCGCCTCGACACTGGTCGATGATCTTCTGGCCAACGGTTATCGAAACCTGACAGTGCTCGACCTTTCTGCCGCGGCGCTGGCCACGGCCAAGACCAGACTCGGTTCCAACGCGGCGAGCGTCCGTTGGCTGGAGGCGAATGTCATCGAAGCCGCGCTACCCGAGCGCAGCTTCGATGTATGGCACGACAGAGCAGTCTTTCACTTTCTGACCAGCGAAGAAGACAGGCATGCCTATGTGCGCCAGGTGCTCCACGCGGTCAAGCCCGGCGGGCTGGTGATAGTGGCCACCTTCGCCGAGGATGGCCCGGAGAAATGCAGCGGCCTGCCGGTCATGCGCTATGGCGCCAGCGAGCTGCACGCCGAGTTCGGCGAACCCTTTCTGCTGCTCGGCCATGAAAAGGAATCGCACCACACCCCCGGCGGGATCGAACAGAAGTTCGTCTACTGCTTCTGCCGCAAACTGGTCCAGTAG
- a CDS encoding helix-turn-helix domain-containing protein, with protein MLPSHLLMWPDMLLYFGPLRHLDRRVNGAAVLMVGLYRPLVLQLAGTALPCRAVVVPAGVAHAVDAQGGVLAKLFVERDSELYGRFVQRFTWRPGQCALPLHDPVLIDTLTALYEEAPSKEQTRQTLLALMPAADNATDAGRLTPVFELLRQEGDVNHALAQAASLVHLSPSRMAHLFRAETGMSYRGFRIWKRLLLAAEYMQRTDCLTRAAVDAGFADASHFSNCYKRYIGASPAQVFRSLQRFER; from the coding sequence ATGCTGCCTTCGCACCTGCTGATGTGGCCGGACATGCTGCTGTACTTCGGCCCGCTGCGGCATCTGGACAGACGCGTCAACGGCGCCGCGGTGCTCATGGTCGGCCTCTATCGCCCGCTTGTGCTGCAACTGGCGGGCACCGCCCTGCCCTGCCGGGCCGTGGTGGTACCCGCCGGTGTGGCGCATGCCGTGGATGCACAGGGTGGCGTGCTGGCCAAGCTGTTCGTCGAGCGCGACAGCGAGCTGTACGGGCGCTTCGTGCAACGCTTTACCTGGCGCCCCGGGCAGTGTGCGCTACCCCTGCACGATCCCGTGCTGATCGATACGCTGACCGCGCTCTACGAAGAGGCGCCGAGCAAGGAGCAGACGAGGCAGACCCTGCTGGCGCTGATGCCCGCCGCGGACAATGCAACCGACGCGGGCCGCCTGACGCCGGTATTCGAGCTGTTGCGCCAGGAGGGCGACGTCAACCACGCGCTGGCGCAAGCAGCCTCGCTGGTACACCTCTCTCCCTCGCGCATGGCGCACCTGTTCCGCGCCGAAACCGGCATGAGCTACCGCGGCTTCCGCATCTGGAAGCGCCTGCTGCTCGCGGCCGAGTATATGCAGCGTACGGACTGCCTGACGCGGGCCGCCGTGGATGCGGGTTTCGCCGATGCCAGCCATTTCAGCAATTGCTACAAGCGCTATATCGGCGCCAGCCCCGCGCAGGTCTTTCGCAGCCTGCAGCGGTTTGAACGCTGA
- a CDS encoding SDR family NAD(P)-dependent oxidoreductase, whose product MPLDSFPEGFRALVIGASGGIGAALVDALRSDPRCASVIALSRSSEPALDLTDPASIEQAAASVAGQGPFHLIVNAAGVLHGADFMPEKRLADLNQAQLLATFQINTFGPAMLLRHFSGLLDRQRGVFAMLSAKVGSIGDNRLGGWYSYRASKAALNMLIKTASIEVRRSQPNAVLLALHPGTVNSRLSQPFRGEEIGRPASDAARDLLRVIDGLGPEASGGFYAYSGEELPW is encoded by the coding sequence ATGCCGTTGGATTCATTCCCCGAAGGATTTCGTGCGCTGGTCATTGGCGCATCCGGTGGCATCGGCGCCGCATTGGTCGATGCCTTGCGCAGCGATCCGCGCTGCGCGTCGGTCATTGCCCTGAGTCGCTCGTCCGAACCAGCGCTCGACCTGACCGATCCCGCCAGCATCGAACAGGCCGCGGCCAGCGTGGCGGGGCAGGGGCCGTTTCACCTGATCGTCAACGCCGCCGGCGTGCTGCACGGTGCCGACTTCATGCCGGAGAAGCGCCTGGCTGATCTCAACCAGGCGCAGCTGCTCGCCACCTTCCAGATCAACACCTTCGGCCCGGCCATGCTGCTGCGCCACTTCAGCGGCCTACTCGACCGCCAGCGCGGCGTGTTCGCCATGCTCTCGGCCAAAGTCGGCAGCATCGGCGATAACCGCCTCGGCGGCTGGTACAGCTACCGCGCCTCCAAGGCCGCGCTGAACATGCTGATCAAGACTGCTTCCATCGAGGTGCGCCGTAGCCAACCGAATGCAGTGCTGCTGGCGCTGCACCCGGGCACGGTGAACTCACGGCTGTCGCAGCCCTTTCGGGGCGAAGAGATCGGTCGTCCCGCCAGCGATGCAGCGCGGGATCTGTTGCGTGTGATCGATGGTCTGGGGCCGGAGGCGAGCGGTGGGTTCTATGCCTACAGTGGCGAAGAGTTACCCTGGTAG
- a CDS encoding ABC transporter substrate-binding protein — MFKKTLLASALLALFSQSALAADKVRWLNDWLPAGDKAAIYLGVEQGLFAAEGIDVEIASARGGSDVVTKLATNSADFGSAGLASLLQAKAQGEVPVVAVAPIYNKQPDAFFTTEGSGIESFKDIVGKTVATPTFSASNVVWPLLLERNGIDPASVKLLKLDPGALAPMLATGKVDATINWLTVAPGFVRALGEADKTLKTIPWSEYGFEGYGLSLVASQRFVQRHPEVAKKFVKAYQQAQKNAIADPAAAAAALKKMVAEVDEQQAEEQFAASVPLMQNEISAAEGTGFDAKRLATTWEWVAKAQGMQIDSLDPASAIDTSLSE; from the coding sequence ATGTTCAAGAAAACCCTGCTCGCCAGCGCCCTGCTCGCGCTGTTCAGCCAATCCGCCCTGGCCGCCGACAAGGTGCGCTGGCTCAACGACTGGTTGCCAGCCGGCGACAAGGCCGCGATCTACCTAGGTGTCGAACAGGGCCTGTTCGCCGCAGAAGGCATCGACGTGGAAATCGCCAGTGCCCGCGGCGGTAGCGACGTGGTGACCAAGCTGGCCACCAACAGCGCGGACTTCGGCTCGGCCGGCCTGGCCTCGCTGCTGCAGGCCAAGGCCCAGGGCGAGGTGCCGGTGGTCGCCGTCGCGCCGATCTACAACAAGCAGCCGGACGCCTTCTTCACCACCGAGGGCTCGGGCATCGAGAGCTTCAAGGACATCGTCGGCAAGACGGTGGCCACGCCGACCTTCTCTGCCTCCAACGTGGTCTGGCCGCTGCTGCTGGAGCGCAACGGCATCGACCCGGCCAGCGTCAAGCTGCTCAAGCTCGACCCCGGCGCACTGGCGCCGATGCTCGCCACCGGCAAGGTGGATGCCACCATCAACTGGCTGACCGTCGCGCCCGGCTTCGTCCGTGCCCTCGGTGAAGCGGACAAGACGCTGAAGACTATCCCTTGGTCGGAATACGGCTTCGAGGGCTACGGCCTGTCGCTGGTAGCCTCGCAGCGCTTCGTGCAGCGCCATCCCGAGGTCGCGAAGAAGTTCGTCAAGGCCTACCAGCAGGCGCAGAAGAACGCCATCGCCGACCCGGCTGCAGCGGCCGCCGCGCTGAAGAAAATGGTCGCCGAAGTCGACGAGCAGCAGGCCGAGGAGCAATTCGCCGCCTCGGTACCCCTGATGCAGAACGAGATCAGCGCCGCCGAAGGCACCGGTTTCGACGCCAAGCGCCTGGCCACTACCTGGGAATGGGTCGCCAAGGCCCAGGGCATGCAGATCGACAGCCTCGACCCGGCCAGCGCCATCGACACCAGCCTGAGCGAGTGA
- a CDS encoding response regulator produces the protein MTTPTKREGPIVVVYAPIGRDGPASAELLSRSGMDAVVCHSVDEVLRRAETDADAVFIAEEGLFGQDLQALATWVDQQPAWSDFPFVVLTSKHQQPAVAAWRQRMVAALRNVSLLERPVQSITLTSAVKAALRGRHRQYEVRALLEARERASNQLEALVVERTSELEKANQELRTQMAERAQIEETLRQAQKIEAIGQLTGGIAHDFNNLLMVISGGLDMLDRRADPARRERLMDGMRQAAQRGTALTRQLLAFSRRQSLEPESVDLVLRIGRMRELLDRSLSGDVHVEVQFEPDLWPVEVDPGELELVVLNLAVNARDAMPDGGSILIEASNAPGEAVLGITGDFVRLTVTDSGTGIPEEVRTRVFDPFFTTKEIGKGSGLGLAQVYGFARQSGGSVWIESECDRGTSVIMLLPRSARVPEQPDGERPAEDDSSDASAGTVLLVDDDEEVAALVGEMLEHLGYRVTHAASATDALGALQDGCQVDIVFSDVMMPGGMNGVELAREIRTRALGVPVLLTSGYAEAAQQSAAAEGVHVLAKPYRLEELATSLREAIESAVFADPVRQG, from the coding sequence ATGACGACGCCCACTAAACGAGAAGGCCCCATCGTAGTCGTCTATGCCCCCATCGGCCGGGACGGTCCCGCCTCGGCCGAACTGCTCAGCCGCAGCGGCATGGACGCCGTTGTCTGCCACAGTGTCGATGAGGTGCTACGTCGCGCCGAAACCGATGCCGACGCCGTTTTCATCGCCGAAGAAGGCCTCTTCGGTCAGGACCTCCAAGCGCTGGCCACCTGGGTCGATCAGCAACCGGCGTGGTCCGACTTTCCATTCGTGGTCCTCACCAGCAAGCATCAACAGCCGGCAGTCGCCGCATGGCGTCAGCGCATGGTGGCGGCGCTGCGCAACGTTTCCCTGCTGGAACGCCCGGTACAGAGCATCACCCTGACCAGCGCGGTGAAAGCCGCCCTGCGCGGGCGGCATCGCCAGTACGAAGTCAGGGCCTTGCTCGAAGCCCGTGAGCGCGCCTCGAATCAGCTCGAAGCGCTGGTCGTCGAGCGCACCAGCGAACTGGAAAAGGCCAACCAGGAATTGCGCACACAGATGGCCGAGCGCGCGCAGATCGAAGAAACCCTGCGCCAGGCGCAGAAGATCGAAGCCATCGGCCAGCTCACCGGCGGCATCGCCCACGACTTCAACAACCTGCTGATGGTGATCTCCGGCGGCCTCGACATGCTCGACCGCCGCGCCGATCCTGCACGCCGCGAGCGGTTGATGGACGGCATGCGCCAGGCCGCGCAGCGCGGAACCGCCCTCACCCGGCAACTGCTCGCCTTCTCCCGCCGCCAGTCACTGGAACCCGAGTCGGTCGACCTGGTGCTGCGCATCGGCCGCATGCGCGAGCTGCTCGACCGCAGCCTGAGCGGCGACGTGCACGTGGAAGTGCAGTTCGAGCCGGATCTCTGGCCGGTCGAAGTGGACCCTGGTGAGCTGGAACTGGTCGTCCTCAACCTGGCCGTGAATGCCCGCGACGCCATGCCCGACGGCGGCTCGATCCTGATCGAAGCCAGCAATGCACCCGGCGAAGCGGTGCTGGGCATCACCGGCGATTTTGTCCGCCTCACGGTGACCGACTCGGGCACCGGCATTCCCGAGGAGGTTCGCACCCGCGTATTCGACCCCTTCTTCACCACCAAGGAGATCGGCAAAGGCTCAGGGCTCGGGCTGGCGCAGGTCTACGGCTTCGCGCGACAGTCCGGCGGCAGCGTGTGGATCGAAAGCGAATGCGATCGCGGCACCAGCGTGATCATGCTGCTGCCGCGCTCAGCACGTGTGCCCGAGCAACCCGACGGCGAACGGCCTGCCGAAGACGACAGCTCCGACGCCTCGGCCGGTACCGTACTGCTGGTGGACGATGATGAAGAAGTCGCGGCCCTGGTCGGCGAGATGCTCGAACATCTCGGCTATCGCGTCACCCATGCCGCCAGTGCCACAGACGCGCTGGGCGCGCTGCAGGACGGCTGTCAGGTGGACATCGTGTTCTCCGACGTGATGATGCCGGGCGGCATGAACGGTGTTGAACTGGCCCGGGAGATCCGCACCCGCGCCCTCGGTGTTCCCGTGCTGCTCACCAGCGGCTACGCCGAAGCCGCGCAGCAATCTGCCGCCGCAGAAGGCGTGCACGTCCTCGCCAAGCCCTACCGCCTCGAAGAGCTGGCAACCTCGTTGCGAGAGGCGATCGAGAGTGCAGTATTTGCCGACCCCGTCAGGCAGGGATAG
- a CDS encoding Lrp/AsnC family transcriptional regulator — translation MLEIDRIDRKILRELSDDARQTNLKLAERVGLSPSACLRRVQELERSGVIKGYRAVIDKALLGAGFVVYVAVGLSSHTKESLGAFERAIAASPDVVEFHTVTGALEYLLRVEVADIKAYKLFHTEVLGTLPHVSSITSYIVMDTPKSERG, via the coding sequence ATGCTCGAAATTGATCGAATTGATAGAAAGATATTGCGTGAGCTTTCCGATGACGCTCGCCAGACCAACCTGAAACTGGCGGAACGTGTCGGTTTATCGCCTTCGGCGTGCCTCAGACGCGTGCAGGAGTTGGAGCGCAGCGGAGTTATCAAGGGCTACCGGGCGGTGATCGACAAGGCGCTGCTGGGCGCTGGCTTTGTCGTCTATGTGGCCGTTGGGCTTTCCAGCCATACCAAAGAAAGTTTGGGAGCCTTTGAGCGTGCTATCGCCGCCTCTCCCGACGTGGTCGAATTCCACACAGTCACTGGTGCGCTCGAGTATCTGTTGCGCGTAGAAGTTGCAGATATCAAAGCGTACAAGTTGTTCCACACCGAAGTGCTGGGCACCTTGCCCCACGTGTCGTCGATCACAAGCTACATCGTGATGGACACACCCAAGAGTGAGCGGGGCTAG